In Capsicum annuum cultivar UCD-10X-F1 chromosome 11, UCD10Xv1.1, whole genome shotgun sequence, one genomic interval encodes:
- the LOC124888924 gene encoding uncharacterized protein LOC124888924, with protein sequence MAVGVNGRIGSCLQGLRLRLILEGGEEERARVGMRYRSGVSDGSVRGGRGRREVVEVRRVSGRLISIKLVIGGFTLHVGSVYAPQAGLDKDVKVTFWENFDEEVRSVPNSEKIVLAGDFNGHIGVLSGGYDDVYGGFVFGDRNGERSALLDFMRTFGLGVVKSSFLKKEDHLITF encoded by the exons ATGGCGGTGGGGGTTAATGGTAGAATAGGGTCATGTCTGCAGGGACTAAGGCTGAGGCTCATTTTGGAAGGGGGAGAAGAGGAGAGGGCTAGGGTGGGTATGCGGTATAGGTCAGGTGTTAGCGATGGATCAGTGAGGGGTGGTAGAGGTAGGCGAGAG gtagtggaggttagGAGGGTCAGTGGTAGGCTGATATcaattaagttggtcattggggggtttacaCTGCATGTTGGTAGTGTGTATGCACCACAGGCGGGCTTGGACAAGGATGTGAAAGTGACTTTTTGGGAGAATTTTGACGAGGAGGTGAGAAGCGTGCCTAACTCGGAGAAGATTGTCTTAGCGGGGGACTTTAATGGGCATATCGGGGTTTTATCGGGAGGCTATGATGATGTGTATGGGGGATTTGTTTTTGGAGATAGAAATGGTGAGAGATCTGCCCTGTTAGATTTTATGAGGACCTTTGGGCTGGGGGTAGTGAAATCGAGCTTtttgaagaaggaggatcacctgattaccttttGA